The following are encoded together in the Zingiber officinale cultivar Zhangliang chromosome 8A, Zo_v1.1, whole genome shotgun sequence genome:
- the LOC122011494 gene encoding protein EXPRESSION OF TERPENOIDS 1-like isoform X2 yields MASGFPFGGGRGDGGGIPPAESFFLYGGRGGGSRRDPEIGGSGYTRGFELTWQQQQIGQQQQHYSAAVGFPGDLPLVAGLRSEAGRGSVGGGHSCQDCGNQAKKDCSHLRCRTCCKSRGFQCATHVKSTWVPASKRRERQLQLAAASAGESSKRSRDIVVAATTTTTRRKSKSRSVSGGGERGGDVPVRARESCGRGGGGVRVPDHGQHRRPRVQGRALRPRRRRPRRSPLLLLLPLPITHPRRGLVLSYRHRRRPHRQRQRQRRRKHRRHRRAAGAVSDAAERLRRRHTILPAPAIQA; encoded by the exons atggcGTCCGGATTCCCTTTTGGCGGCGGCAGAGGAGACGGCGGCGGGATCCCTCCGGCGGAGTCCTTCTTCCTTTATGGCGGCCGCGGCGGAGGAAGCCGGAGAGACCCTGAAATCGGCGGTAGTGGTTACACCCGCGGATTCGAGCTGACGTGGCAGCAGCAGCAGATCGGGCAGCAGCAGCAGCACTACTCGGCGGCGGTGGGGTTCCCCGGCGACCTCCCTCTCGTCGCGGGCCTCCGCTCTGAGGCTGGCAGAGGCAGCGTCGGAGGAGGGCATAGCTGCCAGGATTGCGGCAACCAGGCCAAGAAGGACTGCTCCCACCTCCGTTGCCGCACCTGCTGCAAGAGCCGCGGCTTCCAGTGCGCCACCCACGTGAAGAGCACGTGGGTCCCCGCCTCCAAGCGCCGAGAGCGTCAGCTGCAGCTCGCCGCCGCCTCCGCCGGAGAGTCCTCCAAGCGCTCCAGGGACATCGTCGTCGCCGCTACTACCACTACCAC GAGGAGGAAGTCAAAATCACGATCTGTTTCCGGCGGAGGTGAACGCGGAGGCGATGTTCCGGTGCGTGCGCGTGAGTCCTGTGGACGAGGCGGAGGAGGAGTTCGCGTACCAGACCACGGTCAGCATCGCCGGCCACGTGTTCAAGGGCGTGCTCTACGACCACGGCGCCGCAGGCCCCGGCGAtctcccctcctcctcctcctcccgctACCAATTACTCACCCACGGCGAGGACTCGTCCTCTCCTACCGCCACCGGCGCCGCCCCCACCGCCAACGCCAGCGCCAACGACGCCGCAAACACCGCCGCCACCGCAGAGCTGCTGGAGCCGTATCCGACGCCGCTGAGCGCCTTCGTCGCCGGCACACCATTCTTCCCGCACCAGCGATACAGGCCTAG
- the LOC122011494 gene encoding protein SHI RELATED SEQUENCE 1-like isoform X1 produces the protein MASGFPFGGGRGDGGGIPPAESFFLYGGRGGGSRRDPEIGGSGYTRGFELTWQQQQIGQQQQHYSAAVGFPGDLPLVAGLRSEAGRGSVGGGHSCQDCGNQAKKDCSHLRCRTCCKSRGFQCATHVKSTWVPASKRRERQLQLAAASAGESSKRSRDIVVAATTTTTYGGGSQNHDLFPAEVNAEAMFRCVRVSPVDEAEEEFAYQTTVSIAGHVFKGVLYDHGAAGPGDLPSSSSSRYQLLTHGEDSSSPTATGAAPTANASANDAANTAATAELLEPYPTPLSAFVAGTPFFPHQRYRPS, from the exons atggcGTCCGGATTCCCTTTTGGCGGCGGCAGAGGAGACGGCGGCGGGATCCCTCCGGCGGAGTCCTTCTTCCTTTATGGCGGCCGCGGCGGAGGAAGCCGGAGAGACCCTGAAATCGGCGGTAGTGGTTACACCCGCGGATTCGAGCTGACGTGGCAGCAGCAGCAGATCGGGCAGCAGCAGCAGCACTACTCGGCGGCGGTGGGGTTCCCCGGCGACCTCCCTCTCGTCGCGGGCCTCCGCTCTGAGGCTGGCAGAGGCAGCGTCGGAGGAGGGCATAGCTGCCAGGATTGCGGCAACCAGGCCAAGAAGGACTGCTCCCACCTCCGTTGCCGCACCTGCTGCAAGAGCCGCGGCTTCCAGTGCGCCACCCACGTGAAGAGCACGTGGGTCCCCGCCTCCAAGCGCCGAGAGCGTCAGCTGCAGCTCGCCGCCGCCTCCGCCGGAGAGTCCTCCAAGCGCTCCAGGGACATCGTCGTCGCCGCTACTACCACTACCACGTATG GAGGAGGAAGTCAAAATCACGATCTGTTTCCGGCGGAGGTGAACGCGGAGGCGATGTTCCGGTGCGTGCGCGTGAGTCCTGTGGACGAGGCGGAGGAGGAGTTCGCGTACCAGACCACGGTCAGCATCGCCGGCCACGTGTTCAAGGGCGTGCTCTACGACCACGGCGCCGCAGGCCCCGGCGAtctcccctcctcctcctcctcccgctACCAATTACTCACCCACGGCGAGGACTCGTCCTCTCCTACCGCCACCGGCGCCGCCCCCACCGCCAACGCCAGCGCCAACGACGCCGCAAACACCGCCGCCACCGCAGAGCTGCTGGAGCCGTATCCGACGCCGCTGAGCGCCTTCGTCGCCGGCACACCATTCTTCCCGCACCAGCGATACAGGCCTAGCTAA